CCTGTTTTCTGCAACCATGTTTTCTAACTGCTGTAGCAGTTTCCAATCAAAATTAACATATCAGACCACCTAGCCCTCATCTTGTTGATGAACCACAGGGAATGCGTGTGGTATAACTCCCCAATCACACCCCATTCACCTTCTAGCACTGCGTCGAAAAACAGCTAACCACTCCCGCCCCGGGGTACATCGCTGCAGccgcccccttcccccccagcTCACCGCGGTGAATACGCGTCCTCGTTGGGGTGAGGAACTTTCGGTCGAAACTCAGGCGGGGGCTCTGGCGACACGGGCAGGGTAGTAGGCGCCGTCGCAGGATCCGGCGTGCCAGACGCCGCGGCAGGATGGCGCGCTGACACCTCAGGGACGGTCGGCGTGGGGCGGGGACCGGCCCCGAACGTCGCAGCCGACGAGCCTGACGCCTTCCCGTCGTCTCTTGCGTTTAGGACCTGCACGGCTTGCTGAGCGGTAGCACGTTGCATACGGTAGCGTTTCAAACAGTTAGGAACCTCCTGCCAGGGAGCCTGCAGTTTCTTAGCATGTTTCTGTTCAACTAAAACTGCGTCCCACAGATCATCCCCGAATGCCCGCCACTCCTTGACTTCAAAAAGGGCGGCATTCAAGTCCTTAAACTGCTCTTTAGCCCGACCTGCCACGACCAGTGCCGACATTGTTTTGGCCCGGAGCTTCACTCCCCGCTTCTCTAAGAGGCTTTGTAATGAAGACAGGGCTACCTCAAGCTCCATGTCGCTCGTCAGTTGAGGCTTCGGTGCACTCCCGGCCGCCGTCCTTTCCCCTGCGGGCACACTTCCCGTTCCTTGGTTGTCCTCAAGCGCGACCGGGTCCCTGTTCGGGCGCCATTTTGTGGGAGCGGGACTGTGGAACTCAGAAACGACTCAACGTGAGTTAGCAACTGAGTACAACTTTATTAAGGCGCGAACAGCCTTTTATACCCTCCAGCAGCAGTTGTGGCATAATACGATTGGATAACCCCGACACAGCACAACAAATGATTGGCTGCCTTTCACCCCCAACTAAACAGTTTAACAATACCCTGACACCGTGACAACTCGAGACCCTCGCCACCTGGTCCCCACCCCTCTGCCTCACAAAGCCTTCTCACAAGGTCGTTATGTCCTTGAAGCCATCATGTCCTCCCTGTTCTCTCAACCAACTCCCAGCAAGGGGCAGCCAACCTGTAGGGCCCCCGGCccaaaaaggaagggaaaaggggaatgggaaaagagaacagtggtggcaatctaaggaggaaaacttattttaataaatatgatactggaatacaagataacacaatataatacaatatgattgaggctaataaatcgaacaaaacagagggagagagtccccgaaaactgagaggcctactgtgaactctaggtgACACGGCTGGAACACTTCCCACTCTCCAACAGTCCGAGAGAGAGaaagctccagcctgggagagaaattatatgtgtcctcctcctgtgacttatctctggcctcaaagtcctctgggatacgtagTTTTCTTCTTAGAGCTGAGTATTTGGGACGTTGTTATTCCACGGAACCGGAGTATGAACTTTTTAATGATCCctactgcacatgatgttatgatgtggaatattgacagcaacattacaaaaccatgacaactgtTTTTTTGGTACAGTTTGACAAGGTGAAcatcaaggagaggctgcaTGTTTGTTTGTGTCAGAAGCAATTCCCTGTATTATGTTTAGTAGAAAATATCATTGTTTCTTGAGGCTaatggagagaaagagataTGGCTGTTTGCAGTCTTCTATGCTTAAAGACATTCTTAAATAACTCTTCTGACTTGGCAGTCTTGCCAGTGTGTAGAGCTAAAATCTTGCTTCTGCAACTCCTGTGCAGTCTTTCAGTGATGCCTTTGTCTCTTGAAACTTATCTCTAACTTGCTTGCTTGCCTCACCTTAGCCTCATTCACACTTCTTAGAATCACTGGATAGCTGGGCAAATCTTGCTTTTCAAGGGGAGTAGTAAGGGCAAGAAAAACAGCTCATTTTCAGAGCCTAGGCTTTATTGATTAAGTATGTCTGTTTGTACTAGGGAAGACTTGATTTAGTGATACAGCCAGATTTCTTTAAGACCTGTGGTACTAAGTTCAAGAAAAATCTTGGTCCTCAGAGAAAGGCAAGGTTAAAATAAGCTGGCATGTCTTGTGAACTCTCTTGCTTACCAATTATTTTCCATTACTCACTTGTCCTCTACTTTTTTCATCGAATTTTGTTAAATTATCTCTTGCCtacatctcttccttcttcccagTTTGATGTTCACTGGGCCAATAATTGCTCTTAATTCCTCATTTATGAACTGCTGCTGCTATTTATAAACCATGGTACCAGCCATTCAGCAGTTGTTCTTAGATGTCCAAGGGAAAGTGAAAGCTGTTGACAAATGTAGCCATTGTGAACTATGTATGTGTAGAAATCTGTACAGTGGCTTATGCACTGTAGTGAGTAGTGAGGAGAAATCTGTTAGGCTTTTAGAAAGTTGGTTTTTTACATGACTCTTTTGAGGGAGGAAAATAGCTTTAAAGGCTGCTTCTCCTTTCGGgagctgcagccatgctgtgGAGAAAACAGGGCAGTTTACCCCTTGTCTGAAGCTAAGCTCAACCTCCTGGATAGTCACCTTGGCTCAGCAGCATCATGGCTCTCCAAATATGaaacaggagaaggaaggaagttgaaacctattttgctttttgttccacTGGTCCTCTATGGAGAGTCTTTGGGGCAAGGAGCACCTGTAGGGCTTTTAACACTTGCTCTTCCCTATTGTTATCAAAGTATCTAatctccacatctttcctgtgttgtgGTCCCTGACTTGTccgcagtactccagatggggcctcatgagggcagagtagagggaagCAAACGCCTCCCTCATCCTTTCTCTGATGGagataccattggccttccagGAGATGGAGAGTAAACAGAGGGCTGTGGGGAGACTGAGCAGGAAAACAGGTCACAAATGGAAAGTGGGACAAAAAAAAACGTGTATGTATATGGCagacatattaaaaaaaaaaaaaaaaaataagaaagaaaagaaaaaaggggataATCCCTACATTGTTGTCTAATTTAATGTCCATCTTTAATTAGGTACACTgtgaaaatataacaaaaacatCCTTGAATTTGCCGAGTGATACATTTCCATTCCTAGCATTTCACTCTCACCACACTGATGTGTGATGTATCACAACTCCACGTGGTGTTCTCAGATATTGGTTGCTGGTAAAAGAAATAGTGTCCATGGGGCTGTATTATCCTTAGCTGCAAAAACACAGTCCCACTGGCAGCTTCATGGGTTCATGAGGAGTATTTGGAGTACTGCGTACCTCACCGagcacacacaaacagaagGTATTAATTTAGTATAATTGAATTTTCACCTTAACACATTCCTCAGGTTATttagaaacaacagcaaatgtTGTAGAAATCtcaataatttattattaagaGCTGGCAAtctataataataatgaaacagTGTGTCTTATAAGGAACAGAAGTGTGTAAGATACTTATTGTATTCAGTTATATCAGCGCAGTAGGTGTAATCATAGTAAGGCGTTCAAAATTGGTGTATAATAACTATACTGTGGACTAAATTGCTAAATAATGTCAGTGATTTTAGGTTAAGCCTTGGTGTAAACATCAAGAAAGTTTCAAAGCTAGCTCCTTAAAGCTTCTTCCATAGTGCAAGTTGGTTTAAGCCACAGTAAATGCAAAGtaacaaacacttttttttaaactttaattttatttcataaatgcATCACCTATAAAACATTTAGATTCTGGGTTTATGTAAATGTATGACTTCCTGCAATGAGACTCGCtttaaggaaaagcagaaaagtaatGGAATAAGTAACAATCATCTTAAAGCTACATTTAACAAGGTAGCCTTGTTACAGAATAAGTAAGCTCAGAAGTAGCGCCTTCTCTCCAAATAGTCTTCTGGGGCCAAATCAGCTAATTAGAGTGTTCTGTCACTCTTAAATCATATACTGAATTATTCTTGATGTTCAGAATCACATTGAATATCATCAAGAATAAGTTGTAATTTTCAGAAGCATGGTGAGAACGGTTATTCTACCCcaaataattaaatgtttgaATAATTTTTAAGGTAGTGTATGCTTTTCTCAGCGCAGGTCATTTTTCAATGTCAGCAGTCTTTGATTTGATAAGCAAAAGGTGCTTTCTTGGGTCTACGTGCAGAAATAACAAGCAAACAGAATGCAGCCAGTAGTACTGAGGCACTTAAACTGTGCTAATAGAAATAATCCTGTGCGTCTGCACAATGGGTTGTGCTTCAGGAGGGGATTGTTACATTGGCTTACTGAACatattttaataacaatttCTTTGTGAACTTCtctaacataaataaaaatgcaactgAAGGGTAGTTATAATCAGTCACTGTTCTTTCACTCAGAAGTGGTTCGCCGCCAAGatataaattaaaatttaagaCCAACTTTCCCTAGAGTCATCACTCATTTAGGGAGTGCTTTCTTTTCAAGAGCCTAGCTATCCATCAGTGCTACTTTTATGGCCACACAGCTCTCGGAGTATTATATCCCTCCCATTCTTCAGTTTAATTCAGTCCATTTTCTAGCATTGTGTGAACACAGCAACTGAAGAAATGTGGTGAAATGGGAAATTTAACTGTGATTTTCAAAGATGTTGTGTAGCCACAGACCTACACCTAATGAACTGTTTGTGATCTGTAAAGGAaacctgctctgcagggctctcCTTAGCTTGAGGGAGAATAATTTCTTGAAACACATGTAAGCAAGACCCAGAAAGCATCCTCTCTTTCACAGTGTGTTACAGGAGAGTACAAGCAAGCAAACTGGAACAGCAAGCTCATTAAATAAATTATCTTGTGTTCTTCTGTTTCGCCTGGCCAAACAAAATTTGTACATTTATAAACAAATCTCTTGCCTGCCCTCCCTTCCTGCTCGTCCTTTGCAATGTCTCTGGTTTTGCTCTCTGCTCCACATGCTTTCAGTatctctcagagagtggtaaTTCACAGGTGACAAGGAGTGTTTGTTTACATCACCTCTGAAGTTTATCTCTGCATCTGTCCCAGTTACATCAAGTAAGCAACTCCAGTTTTTCTTGTCAGTATCACTGGTCACACTTGTGCCCCAAATTTCCTCTCACTCCACCTCTTGGTTTCCTCTCTCAGCCTACTGTTGTCTGTGCCTCCCTTTAGGGGGCAGTAGGCTTAGGGAGGATACATATAGCCTGCATTTTTCCTCTACTTTCCTGTCTCTGTTTTCACAAGAGATACCTCTGGAGGGCTGACTCATGACTGTCTGCCAGACTCCATCCAGCCACTCTTCACTGCTTCAACAGAacttggaatcatagaatctcttaagttggaagggacacttagaggtcatctagtcctCTGCATTGAACAGAGACACTTAGAGCTAGATCAGGTTACTCAGATCCTGGTCCATCCTGACCTTGAAAATGTAATGAGAAAATAGGATGGAAGAGTTCATGGATCAAGATGAAGAAAGGGAGATGATTGCTTACCAATTACTGTCATGAGCAAAccaggcttggggaagtcatGTAATTTGTTTTTGATTAAATGGGTGAgccctcccctgccccaggctTTTGCTTCACTCCAGCCCCTCCACCTCCTTCCCCACAGCCACACAGGAAAATGGGGAATTAGGCTTATGgtcagaaaacagcaatttgTCTGtgttcctccttcctcctcacactTTCCTCTGACTCCAGCATGGCTCTTCCTTGGGCTTCAGTCCTTAAGGATGAGCCTGCTTAATGTAGGCTCTCTATGGCTTGTAGATCTTGTCATAAGAGCTTTCTCCAGCATAGGCTCTCCTGGCCTTCCCTGTTCAGGTATTACCATATAGTATGGATGTTGTAAACTGTGGATGGACAAAATAGCCATGCAGTGAGTGTTTGGATGTTCTTAAGACTTGAGAGCACATGACCTTTCTGAAAAGTCTGACTTAAAGGAAGAAGCTCAGTTATCCAGCATCAGCCACCTGAAAGTTAGTCGTCTGTGCAAAGTTATTTGTGGACACTTTGACACATTACATGGAGGGAAGGTACCTTCTGAGGTTGACACTGACATTGAATCGAGTCAGAAATCTGGATGCCTGGCCTATTTTAGTTGCCTAGCTGTGAGCTGACAGGAGTGACACAGATCTCTACCCAGTGTCTCAGAACAGACAGTCAAAACCAAAGAATTACTCTTGAAATTTAGCTGGAAAATTTGCTCTCAGGTGAGATGtacaaagcacaaagcaaatgtGCTGCGTTTTCTTCACTTTCTAAAGACAAccagaagaactgaaaagtGAACTGAGTTTTTGACAAACACTGTATGTATAGTCATCTGTGTTCAGTGGCTCAGCTCCACAGAATGCGTTCCTATAGCTCCTATGTGTTCAAACAGTTGCACGCCATCGGAAACGTTTGTGTTTATCTGTAGTACTGCTGGATTATCTCATAAATTTGTCATCTGATTTGTGAAGCTTCAAGCAAAATGTGCCATGCAGCCTAAGCGGATGGATGTGTTGTACACCCTAATGTTGTTCTGGGACAAGATTAATTTCAGTGTGCTCATATTAATCCATTATATGTCTCTTTTCAGCACAAATGGACCCCCGAGGCCTATCTCCCAGACAAATTAAAAGTGACAGTGATGATGACGACCTGCCAAATGTGACCTTAGATAGCGTTAATGAAACTGGATCCACAGCGCTCTCCATAGCCAGAGCAGTACAAGAGTAAGTATCACCTTCTCAGAGTGAGACAAGTATTGCCAAGGTGTGCCCTGGCTGATGGAGGTACCGGTCATCAGCAGCTCTACAGAGGTGTCCCTCAGCTGTGAGCCAGCCTACTTCCTATCAGCTTTGCTGCTTAGCTTCATTCCCTTGAGGAAGAGATGGCTACCTCAATCTGCTCTCTTTgattctcttttcatttctttcctccccaATTACTAGGTAAAGTTTCAGCTTAAAATTGTTCTCCATTATTTGCTTGCAAAGCTTGTAGTGTATTTATATTTACTATTTACTCCGAAGTGATAACCAGTTTAGACTTCCTAAAGTACTTTTTTTTACTGATTGAAAGCAGCATCAGGAAGTTTCTTCTAGTTGCTGTCAAATAGAAATTGCCCACGTTTCTCATGAAAAATGGAataattgaaaggaaaatagtGAGGGGCTTTGAACGTTTTTTCCACTactgctatttttctttgtacttttaCTTTCTGGATGGACAAAATATATTCTcgatttaatttctttattgcttgttcaaaaaaaaagggaaagttTATCACAAGCATTAGTAATTCTGCAGGCGTGTAAGCTTGTTCAGTCACTGTAGCAGCTGGAAGGGAACCAACTGTGAGGTAAATAAGTATTAATATCCCCATTTTATAGGTGAGGAAAATGAGGCTATGTGTAAAGGTCACCCTGTAAGtctgaagcagagctggaaatagAACTAAAGCCTCCAGGCACTGAAGTCTGTGCTAGCCCTACAAAACATATTACTCCATCCAAGAGGTTCAAACTGTGGGCATTCTGGACATTATGAAATAGGAAGGGATATAATAAAGGCCACGAGgcattgttgttgtttaattaattataaatgcatttaaaatgtattagtATCTAAAAGTATTTGCATTCTCTTTTGTTCCCTGGTTATCAGTAGACAAAAATGCTTATGTTCCTAAAGCAGTATTCTatatgcagagagaaaactgttGTGTTTGAGGGGGAACTGCATTTTTTGCACTGTTTAGGCATTTGAGACATGAATTTTCTTCCTGCGGTGTTCCTCACATCACCTCATTCCCACTGTAACTCACCGTTCCGCTCAAGGGTACAGGAAGGAAGGTGTGTTGCGCAGGGGAAGGCTGGCAATAATGATTCTCCAGTGCAGACTTTGCAGATACGGATGTCCTGTAAGAGCATGCAGCCATGCTGCCTCTCTGAACCAGTCCACTTGTCCCAACTTCGGAGGACTTTGATCAGACACCTGCTAACTCATCTTTGGGTCAAGTGCTGTAATAGAGATCCTCAAGTCTGTATTCCCCCTGAGCAGAGAGGGAGCTATGGCTAAGGCAGTGCGCTGGCTTTCACTGTAATTATCATGTTCCTGTTCTGACAGTGATAGAGGAAGGAAACAGTTCTTCataagtgctgctgctgactgactGACAGGCCTCACACATATTTCGAATGTGCTGGTTACAACAACCCAACCCTGAAGTGCcaagtacttttttttcttctcagtttatAGCACACATAATAAgccagaaaaataatacaacCCATCatgattttgctttaaatagtTTTGCctaattaaagaaaagaaaaggaggcaTGGAGAACTACTGAATACTTTTAATATATGAGTGGCGGGAAGGTGCTTGATATGATTTTATGTGCTTGGTATTGCTGGAACATTTAGAGAATCGGTCAAACcatgaaaagcttttttagGATAATGCATTCCACAATTTATGAAGGAAAATGTGTTGAATATTACTTGGCTGGCTCTGGAGCTTAAGaattaaattaagaaatttAATAATATAACATCAACTCATCCTTGTTCCAGGTTTTATTTAAACAGTAATCTGTTAGTTTATTTCAAAAGCCCCATTAGGAAAATTTAATTTGACTGTGATCTGcaatttgtcttattttttacttcattctCAGTCGCAGACACTATACATACAGCTGCTGAGCTGTAGGAAAAGATGTTAGCACATTATACTGACTCCATTCAATTCATTTATTCCTTGGTCTATAATATATAGCCTCATGGGCAGTCTCCATTCTATAATTTTGTCATCAAGCATGTACCTTAATTTTAGATGTCTAGCAAAGCAATCCACCGAAATTAAAAGCCTGCATTCTGTGTCCCATTGTTGCAGAGAGGCAAGTGCCTTTAAAACCTTCCAAAGGGAGATCCTCTGTGCTCAATTTAGTATCTAAACTTAGCAGACAGGAATGTCCTCTGAAGACGTGGACAGGCACCTCCCATTCCCTGATTAACCGTTCAGCGTAGGTGCATGCAAAGAACGAGTGTTTCAGGTGGATCTAAGCTCAGTGCTGAGATGAGGTGGGTTGACCTCAGAGACTAGAAGACCCTCCTATAGCAAGTGATCTTTCCTAAGCAGTATATAAGAAGTGCTTTCTTGTGGATAGTTACATGGCTACCAATGACTGGTGAGAGTATTCTCTTCATGGAGGATACTGGCTGGTGAGTGCAATATGGCTGCCTTCAAAGGGATGTCAGtatcttgttcttcagcatgggATTGCTGTTGTCCTTGTTTAACAAAATGCCAAGCCTAGTTTGTATGTGCCAGTGGCAGGTGCCAGACAGCGTTTGACCTTTTTCTGATTGGGtttcatacattttttaaattatctttcaTAAGGATTATAAATACACGTCTGTGTAATATATATTTGCCGGTTGGCCCTTATCCTCGAATTGCCTAATTAGACATCTGCAACACAGATATCTGCATCCAGGCTCATTATCTGACCTCCCAGCATATGGAGCAGATAGCAGGAGATGAGCCCAGCTGGTAATTCTTTTGACCAATGCTAGTTGTCTAATTTAGGGAGAAAGAGAACCGTGTAATTTAGGGAGGCTATGCACACAGCTGTCTAGGGTGTGCACATTGGCCTTGCAGGTCTCCAGTACCAGGTGAAGGGAATTCAGCCCATGGCTGGACTTGAGGCAGTGTGGCACCAAGTGGGTGTTGATGCTGCATGTACCAGTGTCTTCCCTTGGGTCTAAACCTGCTAAGTTGGATGAGTTACACCAAGGATTAACCATGAGCTGGAGCAAATTAGTCAATGTCCAAGGGGGAATTGTATTAATATAGCCATTTTTAAGCTTGTTGCCTTGGAAATTTCCCCTTATGTGAGTAGGTCACAGGATAGTCTGGAATGCCTGTAttacagctttgcttttcatgtcATGTAAAACTGAAGGCATCCTcctgtgcttttgctttgtttcaggtcCATTATAATCTTACTAGTAGAAAAATCTCACCAGAAAAATTCTGACAGTTAGATGCTGAGAGCCACATGTTTGGCATTAGTTCTTATTTACTTAAATAGAAATGTAATTTGGTTGCATATTTGTAAAATAACCAAGTATGACTATTTTTTCTCAGGGAAATTGCCTTCTTGCAGTAAGCTTTGTATT
The sequence above is a segment of the Excalfactoria chinensis isolate bCotChi1 chromosome 1, bCotChi1.hap2, whole genome shotgun sequence genome. Coding sequences within it:
- the LOC140261183 gene encoding uncharacterized protein; this encodes MELEVALSSLQSLLEKRGVKLRAKTMSALVVAGRAKEQFKDLNAALFEVKEWRAFGDDLWDAVLVEQKHAKKLQAPWQEVPNCLKRYRMQRATAQQAVQVLNARDDGKASGSSAATFGAGPRPTPTVPEVSARHPAAASGTPDPATAPTTLPVSPEPPPEFRPKVPHPNEDAYSPRHQADRDSHSLLPVMTGLNYGLSLLRPLHHSCGLALLLDMP